The Solanum pennellii chromosome 11, SPENNV200 genome contains a region encoding:
- the LOC107004287 gene encoding embryonic protein DC-8-like — protein MASRQETKKGRAEAGAQKAADELHDVNKATSEKGSTMHEEPPFNQGHDQGSAGVIGGIFKSVKDTITRKAHDISDTTRESEDVAAQKIHGQNEGPKELYEETEDNARKMMQQLKLKEEGIHDEARQRAEADRETAAARGSAAKKNIYSAMGNLTGSIKEKLTMPSDIVEETRAARELGGPKRGMRTDVDEGTPVARSGFVFTTARDDTSS, from the exons ATGGCTTCGAGACAAGAAACTAAGAAAGGAAGAGCTGAAGCAGGTGCACAGAAAGCAGCGGATGAACTTCATGACGTAAATAAGGCTACGAGTGAAAAAGGTAGCACGATGCACGAAGAACCGCCATTCAATCAAGGGCATGATCAGGGCAGTGCTGGAGTAATTGGAGGTATATTTAAGTCGGTTAAAGACACGATTACTAGGAAGGCTCATGACATATCCGACACGACAAGAGAAAGTGAGGATGTTGCAGCACAGAAGATTCATGGACAAAATGAGGGACCAAAG GAACTATATGAAGAAACAGAGGACAATGCAAGGAAAATGATGCAACAACTTAAGCTCAAAGAGGAAGGAATCCACGATGAGGCTCGACAAAGAGCTGAGGCCGATAGAGAAACAGCAGCGGCTAG GGGAAGCGCGGCAAAAAAGAATATCTATAGTGCAATGGGGAATCTAACAGGTTCCATCAAGGAGAAGTTAACAATGCCAAGTGACATAGTAGAGGAGACGCGCGCAGCACGTGAGCTGGGTGGACCGAAGAGGGGTATGAGGACGGATGTGGATGAGGGGACTCCTGTTGCTCGATCAGGTTTCGTTTTCACAACTGCGAGGGATGACACAAGTTCATAG